GGGTTTTATCTTTGGTATAAGCGGCGGCCACCGTATTTTCTCCGCCTCCATCTACATACTTCAGTTGGCCAATTTTTAGGCCGAGCGCCTTAAATTTCTTCTCGACAAAATTGAGCGGGCGGCCAATAATCTCATTATAATAAATATTGACGGGGGGAGCGCTATTGGCGTTTACGGTCAGGTAGATGCTTCGGTTGGGCTTCACTCGGCTATTGGCCTCAGGCGATTGCTTGAGGATAATGCCAGGATTTCGTTTTGCGTTATAAATCGTATCGGTAACCACCAGGCGGAGCTTTCGGCTTTTGAGTTGTCGCTCGGCATTTTTGACCGAAAGGCCTTTAATATCGGGTACTTCAATAGACTCATTATGGCGGGTATAAGAGGGGAGAATGAGCCAAAAGAGCAGGACAAAGCTCAGCAGCGCAATGCCAATCATCATCCCCATATTCTTGAGGAAGAGCTTAGAGCTTAGAAAATAGTATAAAAACTTAAAAAAAGATTTCATGAGAATGAGGACTTAGAAGGTTTAAATCAGGCTCAAAAATAGAACTTATTTTTGGTCCAGTCCAACTTTTTTCTTCCTTGTTTATCGGCCCAAAGAATCTGCCGGCCAACCAAAGCCCTACAAAATTGTTTTAGGAAAAATACTTATCTTGGCGGCATGGCAAGAATAATGGCATTAGATTACGGAAAAAGACGCTCGGGTTTGGCCACCACCGACCCCCTACAACTGATTGCTTCTCCACTTTGTACAGTGGCCACAGAGGAGCTATATGACTACCTTTGCAACTATTTGCAAGAAGAAGAGGTAGAGGCTTTGGTGGTGGGCCAAGTGCTCCAAAAAGATGGGCAGCCTGTCCCGCAAGAGGCCCAAATTTTGGAATTTATTGCAAAGTTGCAAAAGCGCTTTCCCAACTTAGCGGTACACCGCCAGGATGAACACTTTACCTCTCAGATGGCCAAAGAGGTCATCCGTTTTTCGGTCAAGAAAAAGAAAAAGCGCCAAGAAAAAGGCCTAGTCGACCAAGTAAGTGCCGCCATTATCTTGCAAGAATATATGGGATTTCTTTAAGAGGCTCGGCCTCCATTTGATTGATGTATACAACAGTATGAAATTAGCAATTTATGCCTACGGGCATCCTGTCTTGCGCAAAGAGTGCCAAGAAATAGAAAACAACTCTAAGGGCCTAGAAGAGCTCATCGAAAACATGTGGGAAACCATGTACCATGCAGGTGGCATGGGGATTGCAGCCCCACAGGTGGGCCAAAGCCTTCGCCTCTTTTTAGTAGATACCCTACAACTAGATGAAGAAAAAAATGGCGAAAAAGGCCTGAAAGAGGTCTTTATCAACCCCATTATTATTGAGGAAGCTGGTAAGCCTTGGACCTATGAGGAGGGCTGCCTAAGTATTCCCAATATTCACGGAAAAGTGAAGCGAAAAGCCCAAGTTCGCATCGAATACTACGACCAAAACTTTGAACTCAAAGAAAAGGTATTTGATGGCCTCAATGCTCGGGTTATCCAACATGAGTATGACCATATCGAGGGGGTGCTATTTACCGACTACCTCTCGCCAATGAAGAAAAGAATGCTCAAAAAGCGGCTCGATAAAATTCAGACGGGCGATATCCCGCGCCGCTATAAAATG
This genomic interval from Saprospira grandis contains the following:
- the ruvX gene encoding Holliday junction resolvase RuvX; this translates as MARIMALDYGKRRSGLATTDPLQLIASPLCTVATEELYDYLCNYLQEEEVEALVVGQVLQKDGQPVPQEAQILEFIAKLQKRFPNLAVHRQDEHFTSQMAKEVIRFSVKKKKKRQEKGLVDQVSAAIILQEYMGFL
- a CDS encoding PASTA domain-containing protein gives rise to the protein MKSFFKFLYYFLSSKLFLKNMGMMIGIALLSFVLLFWLILPSYTRHNESIEVPDIKGLSVKNAERQLKSRKLRLVVTDTIYNAKRNPGIILKQSPEANSRVKPNRSIYLTVNANSAPPVNIYYNEIIGRPLNFVEKKFKALGLKIGQLKYVDGGGENTVAAAYTKDKTLIFKEADPSKGERRPKQPYQLKQGDKVDLELYKGKDSGKKLVPDLSCKTFSEAEFIIKGNAFYLGTVSYGPNIIDTMNAYVVRQSPSAASRASMGAGIDIWLLAEKPEVCQEFEQQDESSNGDTFDDDFGGVGQ
- the def gene encoding peptide deformylase; the encoded protein is MKLAIYAYGHPVLRKECQEIENNSKGLEELIENMWETMYHAGGMGIAAPQVGQSLRLFLVDTLQLDEEKNGEKGLKEVFINPIIIEEAGKPWTYEEGCLSIPNIHGKVKRKAQVRIEYYDQNFELKEKVFDGLNARVIQHEYDHIEGVLFTDYLSPMKKRMLKKRLDKIQTGDIPRRYKMVFARR